A stretch of the Methylacidiphilum caldifontis genome encodes the following:
- the bufB gene encoding MNIO family bufferin maturase, which yields MAFDYASFFKDYQIGIGLRIPHYQHILQKKPVVSWFEIISENFMGNGGKPEILLEKILQDYRVVQHGVGLYFGSVDPFNCDHLRRLKKLVKKTKTPWLTDHLAWGSVDGRYVHDLLPMPYTLAAAKLTAQKIKQAQDFLEIPIGVENISSYAQYCASRMTEWEFLTEVVERADCAILLDVNNLYVNSQNHGFDPYDYLNHIPLNRIIQLHIAGHSRLENYILDTHDHPVSEPVWRLYEEVIRHAGPRPTLLEWDDSIPSFDEVYNEALKAKSYLETF from the coding sequence ATGGCTTTTGACTACGCTAGCTTTTTCAAGGACTATCAGATAGGAATCGGACTAAGGATTCCTCATTATCAACATATTTTACAAAAGAAACCGGTAGTCAGTTGGTTTGAAATTATTTCCGAAAATTTCATGGGTAATGGAGGAAAACCTGAAATTCTATTGGAAAAGATACTTCAAGATTATAGAGTTGTTCAACATGGAGTAGGGCTTTATTTCGGATCAGTCGATCCCTTTAATTGCGACCATTTAAGACGACTGAAGAAGTTGGTCAAAAAAACAAAAACCCCCTGGTTAACAGATCATCTGGCTTGGGGTAGTGTAGATGGTCGCTACGTTCACGATCTTTTGCCCATGCCTTATACATTGGCTGCGGCTAAGCTGACGGCACAAAAGATTAAGCAAGCACAGGATTTTCTTGAGATTCCCATCGGAGTGGAAAACATAAGCAGCTATGCTCAGTATTGTGCTTCAAGGATGACCGAATGGGAATTCCTCACCGAAGTGGTTGAGCGAGCCGATTGCGCCATTCTGCTTGATGTAAATAATCTGTATGTAAATTCTCAGAACCATGGGTTTGATCCTTATGATTACTTAAATCACATTCCCCTTAATAGGATTATTCAACTTCATATTGCTGGGCATAGCCGCCTGGAAAACTATATCTTGGACACTCACGATCATCCTGTCTCAGAGCCCGTGTGGAGGCTTTATGAAGAAGTCATCAGACATGCTGGTCCAAGGCCGACATTGTTAGAATGGGATGATTCGATCCCCTCCTTTGATGAAGTTTATAATGAAGCGCTTAAAGCCAAATCCTACCTTGAAACTTTCTAG
- a CDS encoding HvfC/BufC family peptide modification chaperone has protein sequence MKRLKPNPTLKLSSSIFLDAETVENLKELQRVVLGLIRSPLTARDRMRKKTAQGQSVLKLAQNIIKPTASMSSFERLEVYNQQYWFKILEAFREDFAGLYLLLGEKSFRKVVEYFLDKYPPHYPTLWNIGEKLDQFLKENPGLLGFHHDAAIDMVRLEKALFVAFDAPERPPISSKEIVEGSLENLQIDLQPHISLLELKFEVENFIASNSQKSYDNLSEKAITDRRKKLKEKRNQRISLNQRKHWIVVHRFRNIPYIKEIEYPAFCFLRALKEKHSLAEASESFISENQNEPDNTFLLKIGQWTQEFTLLGWFCLWKEKME, from the coding sequence ATGAAGCGCTTAAAGCCAAATCCTACCTTGAAACTTTCTAGTTCGATATTCCTCGATGCGGAAACAGTAGAAAATCTTAAAGAACTCCAGCGTGTTGTTTTGGGTTTGATTCGCTCTCCACTGACGGCAAGAGATCGGATGAGAAAGAAAACCGCACAAGGGCAGTCTGTTCTCAAGCTGGCCCAGAACATTATCAAGCCGACTGCTTCGATGAGCTCTTTTGAACGGCTTGAAGTTTATAACCAACAGTATTGGTTTAAGATCCTGGAAGCTTTTAGAGAGGATTTTGCTGGTCTTTATCTTCTTCTTGGAGAAAAAAGCTTTAGAAAAGTTGTGGAGTATTTCCTCGATAAATATCCTCCTCATTATCCTACTCTTTGGAATATTGGAGAAAAATTAGATCAATTTTTAAAAGAGAACCCGGGCTTGCTTGGCTTTCATCACGATGCAGCGATCGATATGGTGAGGCTCGAAAAAGCTCTCTTTGTTGCTTTTGATGCTCCTGAGCGGCCCCCAATCAGTTCAAAAGAAATAGTAGAAGGTTCCTTAGAAAATTTACAGATTGATCTTCAACCGCATATTAGCCTTTTGGAGCTTAAGTTTGAGGTCGAAAATTTTATTGCCTCAAATTCCCAAAAATCTTACGACAATTTGAGTGAAAAAGCTATAACCGATAGAAGAAAAAAACTAAAAGAGAAACGCAACCAGAGAATAAGTCTTAATCAAAGAAAACACTGGATAGTTGTGCATCGTTTTAGAAATATTCCTTATATCAAAGAGATAGAATATCCGGCTTTTTGTTTTCTGCGTGCTTTAAAAGAGAAACATTCTTTAGCTGAAGCTTCCGAATCATTCATATCTGAAAATCAGAATGAGCCAGATAACACCTTCCTTTTGAAAATTGGACAATGGACTCAGGAATTTACTTTATTAGGATGGTTTTGCCTGTGGAAAGAAAAAATGGAGTGA
- a CDS encoding ArsC/Spx/MgsR family protein: MADKLFIYIKPTCSTCRKAVALLEELKVVYEPIDYFAHPLSKEKWSILLKKIGLKPSEILRTKEEAYSRLGIAKFQYLDEALLDIIASHPEIIQRPIVEYKDKAILGRPPEKIREFVLSLQS; the protein is encoded by the coding sequence ATGGCTGACAAATTGTTCATTTATATTAAACCGACTTGTTCTACTTGTCGTAAAGCTGTAGCTCTTCTTGAAGAGTTGAAGGTAGTTTACGAACCGATCGATTATTTCGCTCATCCACTTAGCAAGGAAAAATGGTCTATACTTTTGAAAAAAATAGGTCTAAAACCTTCAGAAATCCTGAGAACAAAAGAAGAAGCTTATAGTCGACTCGGAATAGCTAAATTCCAATATTTAGATGAAGCTCTTCTTGATATTATCGCTAGTCATCCGGAGATAATTCAGAGACCGATTGTTGAATATAAAGATAAAGCTATTTTGGGAAGACCACCGGAAAAAATCCGGGAATTTGTCCTTTCTCTTCAGTCTTAG
- a CDS encoding pyridoxal-phosphate-dependent aminotransferase family protein, producing MSFFDIPSLKIPHRLLMGPGPSMVAKSILEKMSCAPVGHLDPYFLLLMDEIKRMLREIFQTSNEFTFPISGTGSAGMEFCLVNLVEPQDKVLIGINGLFGRRIADLALKLGADVHTLEVPWGESIEAEELQKALEKTQPKLVALVHAETSTGIGNPVEELAPLISQSGALFILDTVTSLGGSPVFIDRWKVDATFSATQKCIGAPPGLAPVSFSPKAMEVVLKRKTKIPSWYFDCSLLHGYWGTERIYHHTAPINNNFGLHEALRLILEEGLQKRWERHQNAHLQLKKGLSKLGLTFFTPENRRLWQLNAVKVPEGKDEALLRKKLLDQYGIEIGPGLGPLKGKIWRIGLMAEGAQQKYIDQLLDALENILKS from the coding sequence ATGAGTTTTTTTGATATTCCTTCCCTTAAAATTCCTCACCGGTTATTGATGGGACCCGGTCCAAGCATGGTGGCTAAATCGATTCTAGAAAAAATGAGTTGTGCTCCTGTTGGGCATCTCGATCCCTATTTTCTCCTTTTGATGGATGAAATCAAAAGGATGTTACGGGAAATTTTTCAAACTTCAAATGAATTTACCTTCCCCATAAGCGGGACAGGTAGTGCAGGGATGGAGTTTTGTCTTGTTAACTTGGTTGAACCCCAGGACAAGGTTCTTATTGGGATCAATGGCCTTTTTGGAAGACGTATCGCTGACCTTGCCCTAAAACTTGGAGCCGATGTCCATACTCTTGAAGTTCCATGGGGAGAATCTATCGAAGCTGAAGAGCTTCAAAAAGCCCTCGAAAAGACTCAACCCAAACTCGTTGCCTTAGTTCATGCTGAAACCTCCACTGGAATAGGCAATCCCGTGGAAGAACTCGCCCCTCTTATTTCCCAAAGTGGTGCTCTTTTTATCCTCGATACAGTTACCTCCCTAGGAGGAAGTCCCGTATTCATTGACCGTTGGAAGGTAGATGCCACTTTTAGTGCGACTCAAAAATGTATTGGGGCTCCACCTGGATTAGCTCCTGTTTCCTTTAGTCCAAAAGCCATGGAAGTCGTCTTGAAAAGAAAAACAAAAATCCCAAGTTGGTACTTTGATTGTAGCTTGCTCCACGGATATTGGGGAACCGAACGCATTTATCATCATACAGCCCCAATCAACAACAATTTCGGTTTACATGAAGCGCTTAGGTTAATTCTCGAAGAAGGACTTCAGAAAAGATGGGAACGTCACCAAAACGCCCATCTTCAATTAAAAAAAGGTCTTTCCAAACTTGGCCTTACGTTTTTTACTCCTGAAAATCGCCGGCTCTGGCAGCTTAACGCTGTTAAAGTCCCGGAAGGAAAAGACGAAGCCCTCCTCCGCAAAAAACTCCTTGATCAATACGGAATTGAAATAGGTCCAGGATTGGGTCCTCTTAAAGGAAAAATATGGCGGATTGGTCTTATGGCCGAAGGTGCTCAGCAGAAATATATTGATCAATTACTGGATGCCCTAGAGAATATTTTAAAAAGTTAA
- a CDS encoding glycosyltransferase family 4 protein produces MFSWETLHSIAVGGLAVHVTELAAALTRRGHQVHVYTRRQSWMSHYDCIDGVHYHRCDFAFHPDFITEMHNLCRSFVGHLWKEEDYAGSFDIVHAHDWLTSMAGKWAKWGRGRRFVFTLHSTEYGRCGNRHFGGTSSRIRHLEGEGAHYSDKIIAVSNHLKWEIVSIYHQWEGKIWVIPNGISVAPFSGFIDPGSVKARYGIGPMDPTFLFCGRLTHQKGPDLLLEAIPWILKFNGNSKFIFAGDGYLRHQLESRSWQLGIRHAVRFIGHRFGADLQDIFRAVDAVVLPSRNEPFGIAALEGWAAGKPVIATHNGAEFVWHGVNGYKVYPTPESIAWGCCEIMKNFEHSRWMGQNGRKAAEESFSWDSVAALTERCYYSLL; encoded by the coding sequence ATGTTTTCCTGGGAAACCCTCCATTCCATTGCCGTAGGGGGGTTAGCTGTTCATGTTACTGAACTGGCTGCAGCACTGACGCGTCGTGGACATCAAGTTCATGTTTATACACGTAGGCAAAGCTGGATGAGCCATTATGACTGTATAGATGGAGTTCATTACCACCGGTGTGATTTTGCCTTTCATCCTGACTTTATAACCGAAATGCACAATTTGTGTCGGTCCTTTGTGGGTCATCTTTGGAAAGAGGAGGATTATGCGGGAAGTTTTGATATTGTTCATGCCCATGACTGGTTAACCTCCATGGCTGGAAAATGGGCAAAGTGGGGTAGAGGCAGGCGCTTTGTTTTTACCCTTCATTCAACCGAGTATGGCCGATGTGGGAATCGTCATTTTGGGGGGACATCCTCAAGAATACGTCATCTTGAAGGCGAGGGTGCTCATTATTCTGATAAGATTATCGCTGTTTCCAACCATTTGAAATGGGAAATTGTATCGATCTATCATCAATGGGAAGGGAAGATATGGGTTATTCCTAATGGGATCAGTGTTGCTCCCTTTAGTGGATTTATTGATCCAGGGAGTGTTAAGGCTAGGTATGGTATAGGACCTATGGATCCTACTTTTCTTTTTTGTGGACGGTTAACTCATCAAAAAGGGCCTGATTTGCTCCTTGAAGCCATTCCATGGATTCTTAAATTCAATGGCAATAGCAAGTTTATTTTTGCTGGAGATGGTTATCTAAGACATCAACTCGAGTCAAGGTCCTGGCAGCTTGGTATAAGGCATGCCGTGCGATTTATCGGTCATCGGTTTGGTGCTGATCTTCAGGATATTTTTAGGGCGGTTGATGCCGTTGTACTGCCTTCTCGCAACGAACCTTTCGGTATAGCTGCTCTTGAAGGCTGGGCGGCAGGCAAGCCTGTAATAGCCACGCATAACGGTGCAGAGTTTGTCTGGCATGGAGTCAACGGCTATAAAGTTTATCCTACTCCTGAGTCCATAGCTTGGGGATGTTGCGAAATTATGAAAAATTTTGAACATAGCCGATGGATGGGACAGAATGGGAGAAAGGCAGCTGAAGAGTCTTTCAGTTGGGACTCTGTTGCAGCACTAACCGAGCGTTGCTATTATTCTTTGTTGTAA
- a CDS encoding polysaccharide deacetylase family protein, whose product MPGIFHALGLHMHQPLGNLALLLDTNRWEAEQILLAYERPIRFLKRFEQSAKVHIGFSGTLLEQLTDPHIQEKSKGIIDLGVMLAGYRELPNIELVGMGYFHPVFPIIPIEDWEEQLWLHKQIIERVFRKKPVGFFPPEMGFRKEMIPYLVEAGYRYVIIDSVHIRKADGQIASPYKLYKAEWKGKWITVVPRERDLSNAQQSGMDPVWFSAEAKNKTKAVMPPVLITTWTDGENGGWFRNLSDGANFWGYFFAPYVEKKYSGEGIDTVFLSQFILEYPPVEKVEVSTGAWNVGSTSGYDFSQWAGSAAQKQALKEIYKLSATYWQRAKAGGSTSDLEFRQKLQEVRRLVLQAETSCYLFWGDSWLPQLYELIERAYRVMP is encoded by the coding sequence ATGCCAGGGATTTTTCATGCTCTTGGACTCCATATGCACCAGCCTTTGGGTAACTTAGCCCTCTTGTTAGATACGAATCGCTGGGAAGCCGAGCAAATTCTTTTGGCTTATGAAAGGCCGATACGGTTTTTGAAACGCTTTGAGCAAAGCGCAAAAGTCCACATTGGTTTTTCTGGGACACTGCTTGAACAGCTTACTGATCCTCATATTCAGGAAAAGAGTAAAGGCATAATCGATTTAGGGGTAATGCTTGCAGGCTACAGGGAGCTTCCCAATATTGAACTTGTAGGAATGGGGTATTTTCATCCTGTATTCCCAATAATCCCTATAGAGGATTGGGAAGAGCAACTTTGGCTTCATAAACAGATTATTGAAAGAGTTTTTAGAAAAAAGCCGGTCGGTTTTTTCCCTCCCGAAATGGGATTTAGAAAGGAGATGATCCCTTACCTGGTGGAAGCGGGATATAGGTATGTGATCATTGATAGCGTACATATTCGAAAAGCCGATGGCCAGATAGCCTCTCCTTATAAGCTCTATAAGGCTGAATGGAAAGGGAAATGGATTACAGTCGTTCCAAGGGAAAGGGATTTGAGCAATGCCCAACAAAGCGGAATGGATCCAGTATGGTTTTCAGCGGAGGCTAAAAACAAGACGAAGGCTGTTATGCCTCCTGTTTTAATTACAACATGGACAGATGGGGAAAACGGTGGATGGTTTAGAAATTTGAGTGATGGAGCGAATTTTTGGGGTTATTTCTTCGCTCCTTACGTAGAAAAGAAATATTCCGGGGAAGGAATTGATACCGTTTTCTTAAGCCAGTTCATTTTAGAATATCCTCCGGTTGAAAAGGTAGAAGTGAGTACCGGGGCTTGGAATGTGGGGTCAACTTCCGGGTATGATTTCTCACAATGGGCGGGGAGCGCGGCTCAGAAACAAGCTTTAAAAGAGATATACAAACTGAGTGCAACCTATTGGCAAAGAGCTAAAGCTGGAGGATCAACAAGTGATCTTGAGTTTAGACAAAAACTCCAAGAAGTACGAAGATTGGTTCTTCAAGCAGAAACAAGCTGTTATCTGTTTTGGGGGGATTCCTGGCTTCCTCAACTCTATGAGCTTATAGAGCGTGCTTACCGGGTTATGCCTTAA
- a CDS encoding alpha-amylase family glycosyl hydrolase — MVQKEKKLWIYNLFPRLFGKIENWKSQIDRIGWMGFKVLFINPISPCGSSRSIYAILNPKVISSEYGTIEQFKEFLNRCHKEGIEVWLDLVANHIAIDSPLIKEHPDWIVWEGNHPKNPGCMDNGQWVSWKDLAQYNHSNPSLIAYLKSVIEYWLWIGVDGFRADYAYGIPPEVWKELISHAHLVNSKVKFFGEALGCPPEQVVSIAKSGFDFMASSIFWWDGRQPWWPEQRALFQKESIKLIGFPESHDTERCASYEEALLKLQQAYDQSDGILIPAGFEFGFRRKLDVVKTTPQWWHEEMPGRWNLSLKIRQLALGTSL; from the coding sequence ATGGTTCAAAAAGAGAAAAAGTTATGGATTTACAACCTTTTCCCTAGACTGTTTGGTAAAATTGAAAATTGGAAAAGCCAGATAGATCGCATCGGTTGGATGGGTTTTAAGGTTCTATTCATTAACCCTATAAGTCCTTGTGGATCATCTCGAAGTATTTATGCGATATTAAATCCGAAGGTTATTTCTTCCGAATATGGAACAATTGAGCAGTTTAAAGAATTTTTAAATCGATGTCATAAAGAGGGCATCGAAGTTTGGCTTGATCTAGTAGCTAACCATATCGCTATTGATTCCCCATTAATTAAAGAGCACCCTGATTGGATTGTTTGGGAGGGGAATCATCCTAAAAATCCGGGTTGCATGGATAATGGGCAGTGGGTGAGTTGGAAGGACTTAGCACAGTATAACCATTCGAATCCCAGCCTCATCGCATACCTGAAATCAGTGATTGAGTATTGGCTATGGATTGGAGTAGATGGATTTCGGGCTGATTATGCCTATGGAATTCCTCCTGAAGTATGGAAAGAACTTATTTCCCATGCCCACTTGGTTAATTCGAAGGTTAAATTCTTTGGTGAAGCTCTAGGTTGTCCTCCTGAACAAGTTGTGAGCATAGCCAAAAGTGGTTTTGATTTCATGGCCAGTTCCATTTTTTGGTGGGATGGCCGGCAACCATGGTGGCCCGAACAAAGAGCTCTTTTCCAGAAAGAATCGATAAAGCTCATTGGTTTTCCCGAAAGCCATGATACTGAAAGGTGTGCTTCTTATGAAGAGGCATTACTAAAATTGCAGCAAGCTTATGATCAAAGTGATGGAATACTGATTCCTGCTGGGTTTGAATTTGGCTTTCGCAGAAAGCTTGACGTGGTGAAAACAACCCCACAATGGTGGCATGAAGAGATGCCCGGTCGATGGAATTTGTCTTTGAAAATTAGGCAGTTAGCCCTTGGCACATCCCTTTGA
- a CDS encoding VOC family protein, whose product MLIVESIHHVTLPVKDLNQSVGFYSKLLGLKQIERPPFPFSGAWFQVGTQQLHLTEWTDEKKSPDFSMNTRDHHVAFRVKSINEALEWLRKQGYREDHANPSLRLWVKLDSVAGFPQIFLFDPDGHLIEINAQRKED is encoded by the coding sequence ATGCTTATAGTTGAATCCATCCATCATGTCACATTGCCGGTAAAAGATCTCAATCAATCTGTAGGGTTTTATTCAAAATTGCTTGGGCTAAAACAGATTGAAAGGCCTCCTTTTCCTTTTTCTGGAGCTTGGTTTCAAGTGGGTACCCAACAACTGCATTTAACCGAGTGGACTGATGAAAAGAAGAGTCCAGATTTTAGCATGAATACCAGAGATCATCATGTGGCTTTTCGGGTAAAAAGCATTAATGAGGCTTTAGAGTGGTTAAGAAAACAGGGATATAGGGAAGATCACGCCAATCCATCCTTACGGCTATGGGTTAAATTAGACAGTGTTGCAGGTTTCCCTCAGATTTTTCTGTTCGATCCCGATGGCCATCTCATTGAAATCAATGCGCAACGTAAAGAAGATTAA
- a CDS encoding VanZ family protein gives MQKKIGRWVVCFLYGDLLITLSSFPGQVLAQVTLSISDKILHATAYAGLGFLFSWASTRFILGIVLSSLFGALDENYQRLVPGRECDLYDWFADCFGAIIGTSLYFGLARFFSTQKKMPQEDLNSKAADGG, from the coding sequence ATGCAAAAAAAGATAGGTCGGTGGGTTGTTTGTTTTCTATATGGAGATCTTCTGATTACTCTTTCTTCCTTTCCTGGACAGGTGCTAGCTCAAGTTACCCTAAGTATTTCTGACAAAATTCTTCACGCCACTGCTTATGCAGGGCTCGGTTTTCTTTTTAGCTGGGCTTCAACCCGATTTATCCTAGGTATCGTTCTTAGCTCTCTTTTTGGGGCTCTTGATGAAAACTATCAGAGGCTTGTTCCTGGAAGAGAGTGTGACCTCTACGATTGGTTTGCCGACTGCTTTGGAGCGATTATAGGAACATCACTTTATTTTGGGTTAGCCCGGTTTTTTTCTACACAAAAAAAAATGCCACAGGAAGATTTGAACAGTAAAGCTGCTGATGGCGGTTAA
- a CDS encoding FIST signal transduction protein: protein MVKVYFTPFPIDYFISPMNSSSFVKIGLSYGKTPSDVLESLARQGIKQPEFTVCFVSSELDQKQCIKEIKQSLKGHLWGLSSAGEFNGIQEEMTCGGIFLLSIEPLGDVLVSNVAIGKIEEKAEKTAKEIVKTAFEGLKFSPELLYLGFSGKKPSEMLKVNPFSLLVAHSRIGTEEECLKGICESVGRGVRIAGGSGADSLYLERVTETYCYAEEKVEKNALSVLALASTLKNGVGIANAFRPIPGKGAFVTKSSGRVVYSLNNRVAADVYTELTNCSSWQDATKAFNSHPFGIVEPVSGYWHVHSPAVIQKDGSLVFFSEIPQGSGVSLLEADPQSRVESTRRAVQRAIADAGYPEKIAAVVFFNCILCHQQAERLQTGRAEIKAVKELVGENVPLIGASTYGETGYTLSGTVGHHNQTTTVWLLGDEPITR, encoded by the coding sequence TTGGTTAAGGTTTATTTTACTCCCTTTCCAATCGATTATTTTATTTCTCCAATGAACAGCTCTTCTTTTGTCAAAATAGGTTTGTCTTATGGGAAAACTCCATCTGATGTTCTTGAGTCTTTAGCCCGTCAGGGAATTAAACAGCCTGAATTTACGGTTTGCTTTGTATCCAGCGAACTTGACCAGAAGCAATGTATAAAGGAGATAAAGCAGTCACTGAAGGGCCATCTTTGGGGACTTTCTAGCGCAGGCGAATTTAATGGGATACAAGAAGAAATGACATGCGGAGGGATTTTTCTTCTTTCCATTGAACCCCTAGGCGACGTCCTTGTTTCAAATGTAGCTATTGGAAAGATTGAAGAAAAGGCTGAAAAAACTGCAAAAGAGATTGTTAAGACCGCATTTGAGGGACTGAAGTTTAGCCCAGAACTTCTTTATCTTGGTTTTTCGGGCAAAAAGCCATCTGAAATGCTTAAAGTTAATCCTTTTTCTCTTCTCGTAGCCCATTCCCGAATTGGCACTGAAGAGGAATGCTTGAAAGGTATCTGTGAATCGGTTGGTCGGGGAGTTCGGATTGCAGGCGGCAGTGGGGCTGATTCTCTTTATCTAGAAAGAGTTACAGAAACCTACTGTTATGCAGAAGAGAAAGTCGAAAAAAATGCTTTGTCGGTGCTTGCCCTTGCATCCACGCTTAAAAACGGAGTGGGCATAGCCAATGCTTTCCGACCCATCCCTGGTAAAGGAGCCTTTGTCACGAAAAGTTCGGGAAGGGTTGTCTATTCATTAAACAACAGAGTTGCTGCAGATGTATATACAGAATTGACCAACTGTTCTAGCTGGCAAGACGCTACAAAAGCTTTCAACAGTCATCCTTTTGGCATCGTAGAACCCGTAAGTGGCTATTGGCATGTCCATAGCCCAGCGGTAATTCAAAAAGATGGCTCCCTTGTTTTCTTTTCTGAAATTCCTCAAGGATCCGGGGTTTCGCTGCTTGAAGCAGATCCCCAAAGTCGTGTTGAATCTACCCGAAGAGCTGTGCAAAGAGCGATAGCCGATGCAGGGTATCCGGAAAAGATCGCTGCTGTTGTTTTTTTTAATTGCATTCTTTGTCATCAACAGGCTGAACGGCTGCAAACAGGCAGAGCGGAAATTAAAGCTGTCAAGGAACTTGTCGGCGAAAATGTACCGCTTATCGGAGCCTCGACTTACGGGGAAACAGGTTATACTCTTTCAGGAACGGTAGGACATCACAACCAGACCACTACAGTCTGGCTACTCGGTGATGAGCCAATAACTCGCTAG
- a CDS encoding rhomboid family intramembrane serine protease — translation MIPVADTIPSKKIPFVNLFFILVNVVVFLYELKLGKNLNNFLLDYGNVPVRFVYWTEFGGQFWDIKRYVPLFSSMFLHGGFFHIIGNMIYLWIFGDNVEDRLGHLGYLFFYVIGGIVSEIIQILSDPHSTLPIIGASGAIATVLGAYFVFYPYSRIITLLPVFGWYSFVEIPALFYLGFWFLMQLFSGTFLLMSPESFASGGVAWWAHAGGFGVGALVGWFIKRFSPTDE, via the coding sequence ATGATTCCTGTAGCCGATACCATTCCGAGCAAGAAAATTCCTTTCGTTAACCTTTTCTTCATTTTGGTCAACGTTGTTGTTTTTCTTTATGAGCTTAAATTAGGAAAAAACTTGAACAATTTTCTCTTAGACTATGGGAATGTCCCTGTACGCTTTGTTTATTGGACAGAGTTTGGAGGCCAATTCTGGGATATTAAGCGTTATGTCCCTCTTTTCAGCTCTATGTTTCTTCATGGAGGGTTCTTCCACATTATTGGTAATATGATCTATCTTTGGATTTTTGGGGACAATGTTGAAGACCGGTTAGGACACCTTGGCTATCTGTTTTTTTATGTCATTGGAGGAATAGTCTCTGAAATCATTCAAATCCTTTCCGATCCTCATTCCACATTACCGATTATTGGGGCTTCGGGTGCAATTGCTACAGTTCTTGGGGCTTATTTTGTCTTTTATCCCTATAGCCGGATCATTACCCTGCTTCCTGTTTTTGGATGGTATAGTTTTGTTGAAATTCCAGCTCTCTTTTATTTAGGTTTCTGGTTTTTAATGCAGCTATTCAGTGGAACTTTTTTACTGATGAGTCCTGAAAGCTTTGCTTCTGGTGGTGTAGCCTGGTGGGCTCATGCGGGTGGCTTTGGTGTGGGAGCTTTAGTTGGTTGGTTCATAAAGAGGTTTTCTCCCACTGATGAGTAA
- a CDS encoding NAD-dependent formate dehydrogenase → MAKVLCVLYPDPVDGYPKSYIRDSIPKIESYPGGQTVPNPKGIDFVPGELLGSVSGGLGLRKYLEGLGHQFVVTSDKDGPNSVFEKELPDADVVISQPFWPAYLTPERIKKAKNLKLAITAGIGSDHVDIQAAVEAGITVAEITYSNSISVAEHVVMMILSLVRNYLPSHEWAVKGGWNIADCAVRAYDLEGMHVGTVAAGRIGLAVLRRLKPFDVHLHYTDTHRLPAEVERELGVTYHPDVYDMVPHCDVITINCPLHPSTEHLFNDRLFEKCKKGTFLVNTARGKICDRDALVRAVQSGKIAAYAGDVWFPQPPPADHPWRTMPYNGMTPHYSGTTLSAQARYAAGTREILECFFEGRPIREEYLIVKGGKLAGAGAHSYTVGSTTRGVEEALKKA, encoded by the coding sequence ATGGCAAAAGTTCTTTGTGTTCTTTATCCTGATCCCGTAGATGGTTATCCGAAGTCTTATATCCGGGATTCGATTCCTAAGATTGAGTCGTATCCTGGAGGTCAAACGGTTCCCAACCCAAAAGGCATAGATTTTGTTCCTGGAGAACTGCTGGGGTCGGTTTCCGGTGGATTGGGTTTAAGGAAATACTTGGAAGGACTGGGTCATCAGTTTGTTGTCACTTCTGACAAGGATGGACCCAACTCTGTTTTTGAGAAAGAACTCCCTGATGCTGATGTAGTCATCTCTCAGCCCTTTTGGCCCGCCTATCTCACTCCGGAAAGAATCAAAAAAGCTAAAAATTTAAAGCTAGCTATAACAGCGGGCATAGGTTCAGACCACGTGGATATTCAAGCTGCAGTTGAAGCAGGCATAACTGTTGCTGAAATAACCTATTCAAATAGTATCAGTGTGGCTGAACATGTTGTGATGATGATTCTTTCACTGGTAAGGAACTACTTACCTTCTCATGAATGGGCAGTAAAAGGGGGATGGAATATCGCTGATTGTGCCGTGAGGGCCTATGATTTGGAAGGAATGCATGTGGGAACGGTAGCTGCAGGAAGAATCGGCCTTGCGGTATTAAGAAGGTTAAAACCCTTTGATGTTCACCTCCATTATACCGATACACACAGGTTGCCAGCCGAAGTGGAAAGAGAACTTGGAGTGACCTATCATCCTGATGTATACGATATGGTTCCTCACTGCGATGTCATTACCATTAATTGCCCTCTGCATCCTTCTACCGAACATCTTTTTAATGATCGACTTTTCGAAAAGTGTAAGAAAGGGACCTTTTTAGTTAATACGGCAAGGGGCAAAATCTGCGATCGAGACGCCTTAGTAAGGGCTGTTCAAAGTGGTAAAATCGCTGCTTATGCGGGCGATGTATGGTTTCCTCAACCCCCACCGGCTGATCATCCCTGGAGGACCATGCCCTACAACGGAATGACTCCTCACTATTCAGGGACAACTCTTTCAGCCCAGGCGCGGTATGCTGCAGGAACAAGAGAAATCCTCGAATGCTTTTTTGAAGGCCGTCCGATACGAGAGGAATATCTTATCGTAAAAGGAGGAAAACTGGCTGGAGCAGGAGCTCATTCTTATACCGTGGGAAGCACAACGAGGGGTGTCGAAGAAGCCTTGAAAAAGGCATAG